In the genome of bacterium, one region contains:
- a CDS encoding PKD domain-containing protein: MRVLAALIGILLLVGACSAATMCDFTANVTSGTAPLAVGFDPTNTTPVTSWNWSFGDGSYSSDEDASHRYTTPGWYSVQLTVANASASDIELKKAYIHVADIGRAHVPLLAYIATLFIAAGFVVYGFWDTQNRVYLNIVALGIAATLFAATGIMTVYGSVGVSETVVESTITDGATVSYVYATHWTEFASLPVGWGLIVLAVALGIVCALLVAEIWYAPPEPSEADEV, from the coding sequence ATGCGAGTCCTTGCCGCCCTGATCGGGATCCTTCTCCTGGTGGGGGCGTGCAGCGCTGCGACGATGTGCGACTTCACCGCGAACGTCACCAGCGGCACCGCACCGCTCGCGGTTGGGTTCGACCCGACGAACACGACGCCCGTCACGTCGTGGAACTGGTCCTTCGGCGATGGCTCGTACTCGTCGGACGAAGACGCATCGCACCGCTACACGACGCCAGGATGGTACAGCGTGCAGCTCACGGTCGCGAACGCATCGGCGTCCGACATCGAACTGAAGAAGGCGTATATCCACGTCGCCGACATCGGGCGGGCACACGTCCCGCTCCTCGCCTACATCGCGACGCTCTTCATCGCCGCGGGGTTCGTCGTGTACGGGTTCTGGGATACGCAGAACCGGGTGTACCTCAATATCGTGGCGCTCGGCATCGCCGCGACGCTCTTCGCCGCCACGGGCATCATGACGGTCTACGGCTCCGTTGGCGTCTCGGAGACCGTCGTCGAATCGACCATCACCGACGGCGCGACGGTCTCGTATGTCTATGCGACCCACTGGACGGAGTTCGCGAGCCTGCCGGTCGGATGGGGGCTGATCGTCCTCGCCGTAGCCCTCGGCATCGTCTGCGCATTGCTCGTCGCCGAGATATGGTATGCTCCGCCGGAACCGTCGGAGGCGGACGAGGTGTGA